In Papaver somniferum cultivar HN1 chromosome 1, ASM357369v1, whole genome shotgun sequence, a genomic segment contains:
- the LOC113344992 gene encoding uncharacterized protein LOC113344992 produces the protein MNLVKEGGLRMKGHKWNQIYDEQLIKFFSLGHKSTKYQCIRTCFWTPPTNGYILFCCDGSSFGNPGATGFGVVVRDEYCQVIGTLSGGLGMATNYIAENDVVLCATELALEWGLTKIIIRSDSKTVLQEFEADKVPWFLRAIWRKARSKIASIKFEHCYREVNLSADTVAKRGANLKAALNLVCILDL, from the exons ATGAATTTAGTGAAAGAGGGTGGTCTGAGAATGAAAGGGCATAAATGGAACCAAATTTATGATGAACAGTTAATAAAGTTCTTCAGTCTGGGGCACAAAAGCACAAAATATCAGTGTATCCGAACTTGTTTTTGGACTCCTCCAACAAATGGCTATATTCTGTTTTGTTGTGATGGATCATCATTTGGTAATCCAGGTGCAACAGGCTTTGGAGTGGTAGTCAGAGATGAATATTGCCAAGTAATAGGTACTCTAAGTGGTGGTTTGGGTATGGCAACAAATTATATAGCTGAAAACGATGTTGTATTATGTGCAACAGAATTAGCTTTGGAATGGGGTTTAACAAAGATTATCATCAGGTCAGATTCCAAAACTGTGTTGCAGGAGTTTGAAGCAGATAAGGTACCATGGTTTCTCAGAGCAATATGGAGGAAAGCAAGATCAAAAATTGCTTCTATAAAATTTGAACATTGCTACAGGGAAGTTAATTTGTCTGCAGATACAGTGGCTAAGAGAGGGGCTAATTTGAAGGCAG CTCTTAATTTGGTTTGTATTTTGGATCTTTAA